The proteins below come from a single Kitasatospora sp. NBC_00315 genomic window:
- a CDS encoding NAD+ synthase, translated as MPNLRLALCQIDPCVGDLARNAEEVLRWTGRAAEAGAQLVAFPEMALTGYPVEDLALRGSFVEASRAALVELAARLAAEGLGELPVLVGYLGRSEHVSAKLGRPAGSPQNCAAVLHRGEVVTRFAKHHLPNYGVFDEYRYFVPGDQLAVLRVHGVDVALAICEDIWQDGGRVSAAREAGAGLLLVINGSPYERDKDDVRLELVRRRAAEAGCALAYVNMVGGQDELVFDGDSIVVGADGEVLARAPQFEERLVVLDLDLPAAGTNHTDGLLLGDGLHLVRTELGGETGPAPAEPLVAEIAPRVADEAEIYTALVSGTRAYVRKNGFGSVLIGLSGGIDSALVAAIAVDALGADNVHCVSMPSRYSSQHSRDDAAELARRTGLHFRTVSIAPMFDAYTNATELTGLAEENLQSRLRGTLLMAISNQEGHLVLAPGNKSELAVGYSTLYGDSVGAYGPIKDVYKSLVFRLARWRNEVAEERGEVPPIPGNTIAKPPSAELRPDQVDTDSLPDYDLLDTVLDAYVEDDRGRDAIVAAGFEAAVVDRVVRLVDAAEYKRRQYPPGPKISRKGFGRDRRLPITNRWRRG; from the coding sequence ATGCCCAATCTCCGTCTCGCCCTGTGCCAGATCGATCCCTGCGTCGGCGACCTCGCGCGCAACGCCGAGGAGGTGCTGCGCTGGACCGGGCGGGCCGCCGAGGCCGGTGCCCAGCTGGTCGCCTTCCCCGAGATGGCCCTCACCGGGTACCCGGTGGAGGACCTCGCGCTCCGCGGCTCCTTCGTGGAGGCCTCCCGGGCCGCGCTGGTCGAGCTGGCCGCCCGGCTCGCGGCCGAGGGCCTGGGAGAACTGCCCGTCCTGGTCGGCTACCTCGGCCGCTCCGAGCACGTGTCGGCGAAGCTCGGCCGCCCGGCGGGATCCCCGCAGAACTGCGCCGCCGTGCTGCACCGGGGCGAGGTGGTCACCCGGTTCGCCAAGCACCACCTGCCGAACTACGGCGTCTTCGACGAGTACCGCTACTTCGTGCCGGGCGACCAGCTCGCCGTCCTGCGGGTGCACGGCGTCGACGTGGCGCTGGCCATCTGCGAGGACATCTGGCAGGACGGCGGGCGGGTCAGCGCGGCCCGCGAGGCCGGGGCCGGACTGCTGCTGGTCATCAACGGCTCGCCGTACGAGCGGGACAAGGACGACGTACGCCTGGAGCTGGTGCGCCGCCGGGCCGCCGAGGCGGGCTGCGCCCTCGCCTACGTCAACATGGTCGGCGGGCAGGACGAGCTGGTCTTCGACGGCGACTCGATCGTGGTCGGCGCGGACGGCGAGGTGCTGGCCCGCGCCCCGCAGTTCGAGGAGCGGCTGGTCGTCCTCGACCTCGACCTGCCGGCCGCTGGGACCAACCACACGGACGGGCTGCTGCTCGGCGACGGCCTGCACCTGGTCCGTACCGAACTGGGCGGCGAGACGGGCCCCGCCCCGGCCGAGCCGCTGGTCGCCGAGATCGCGCCCCGGGTCGCCGACGAGGCCGAGATCTACACCGCGCTGGTCTCCGGCACCCGGGCCTACGTGCGCAAGAACGGCTTCGGGTCGGTACTGATCGGCCTCTCCGGCGGCATCGACTCGGCGCTGGTCGCCGCCATCGCGGTGGACGCCCTGGGCGCCGACAACGTCCACTGCGTCTCGATGCCCAGCCGGTACTCCTCGCAGCACTCCCGCGACGACGCGGCCGAGCTGGCCCGCCGCACCGGCCTGCACTTCCGGACGGTCTCGATCGCCCCGATGTTCGACGCCTACACGAACGCGACCGAGCTGACCGGGCTGGCCGAGGAGAACCTCCAGTCCCGGCTGCGCGGCACCCTGCTGATGGCCATCTCCAACCAGGAGGGGCACCTCGTCCTCGCGCCGGGCAACAAGAGCGAGCTGGCGGTCGGCTACTCCACGCTGTACGGCGACTCGGTGGGCGCCTACGGGCCGATCAAGGACGTCTACAAGTCGCTGGTCTTCCGGCTGGCGCGCTGGCGCAACGAGGTGGCCGAGGAGCGCGGCGAGGTGCCGCCGATCCCCGGGAACACCATCGCCAAACCGCCGTCCGCGGAGCTGCGCCCCGACCAGGTCGACACCGACTCGCTGCCGGACTACGACCTGCTGGACACCGTCCTGGACGCCTATGTCGAGGACGACCGGGGCCGGGACGCGATCGTCGCGGCCGGCTTCGAGGCAGCCGTGGTCGACCGGGTGGTGCGCC